A stretch of the Ostrea edulis chromosome 9, xbOstEdul1.1, whole genome shotgun sequence genome encodes the following:
- the LOC125658044 gene encoding ankyrin homolog isoform X1, giving the protein MGDDIPAALYHAVEKNDVTKLRHLLQEGANPNENYNDSPALSFTILHLCCGKGHLEITRELVEAGANIYARDAWGMSPFIHSIISQYTEVLEYLLSISPPLVNIRDKFEKSPLHFAIESNNVDIFTLLIKRGADINISTMHGITPLMFACITPKLSNREEMVRILLKEGALVDLKDVLDYRTALQFAVTKRHTELVSMLLLAGADTNSLDKGGGTPLTNLMTASVRPTCLDPTVSDDVMTIIVLLQQMGADLNMNKCEYSNPLMVATLLKSAKLVEYFLGCGADPNVKFISGITPLLAAVGNRDVKTTRHLLRHNADVAAKAMVIRRRQEERMYNPFELAVELLQWEIVDTLIQFGYNLSQHDYLQDNACLDSTPESLRDDKNMLSMLQALARSPCSLQRIVILNMTTRTLSGLLKQRMILYNEAEGKSGQNHAQSSTIRNSC; this is encoded by the exons ATGGGAGATGATATTCCTGCAGCACTCTATCATGCCGTCGAGAAGAATGATGTCACAAAACTTCGTCATTTATTACAGGAGGGCGCGAATCCTAATGAGAATTATAACGACAGTCCAGCATTATCCTTCACTATCCTCCACTTGTGTTGCGGGAAAGGACATTTAGAAATCACTCGAGAACTGGTGGAGGCTGGTGCAAATATATATGCACGAGATGCATGGGGCATGTCGCCGTTCATTCACAGCATTATTTCTCAATACACAGAGGTCTTAGAATATCTGTTGTCAATAAGCCCTCCTTTGGTAAACATACGAGATAAATTCGAGAAGTCGCCGCTTCATTTTGCGATAGAGTCAAACAATGTAGATATTTTTACCTTGCTCATTAAGAGGGGTGCGGATATAAACATTAGTACCATGCATGGTATTACCCCGCTTATGTTTGCCTGTATAACACCGAAACTGTCTAACAGAGAGGAAATGGTTCGCATTCTCCTTAAGGAAGGTGCACTGGTGGATTTAAAGGACGTTTTAGATTACAGAACTGCACTTCAG TTTGCAGTGACAAAGAGACACACAGAGCTGGTGTCTATGTTGCTGCTGGCTGGTGCAGATACCAATAGTTTAGACAAAGGTGGTGGTACACCCCTCACTAATCTAATGACGGCTTCAGTGCGGCCAACATGTCTAGATCCTACGGTCAGTGATGACGTCATGACGATAATTGTTCTTCTGCAGCAAATGGGAGCCGACTTAAACATGAATAAATGCGAGTACAGTAACCCGCTAATGGTGGCAACTTTGTTGAAGTCTGCCAAACTTGTAGAATATTTCTTGGGCTGTGGAGCAGATCCAAATGTGAAAT TTATATCTGGTATTACTCCGTTACTTGCTGCAGTTGGCAACAGAGACGTAAAAACGACACGACATTTGTTACGTCACAATGCAGACGTGGCAGCCAAGGCCATGGTTATCCGCAGACGACAAGAAGAACGAATGTATAACCCATTTGAACTAGCAGTGGAGCTATTGCAGTGGGAGATAGTGGATACCTTGATTCAGTTCGGGTATAATCTCTCCCAACATGACTATTTACAGGACAATGCCTGTTTAGATTCGACGCCTGAGTCGCTCAGAGACGACAAGAACATGTTGTCCATGTTGCAAGCACTAGCGAGGTCACCTTGTTCACTTCAAagaattgtcattttgaat
- the LOC125658044 gene encoding ankyrin repeat and SOCS box protein 13-like isoform X5 — MGDDIPAALYHAVEKNDVTKLRHLLQEGANPNENYNDSPALSFTILHLCCGKGHLEITRELVEAGANIYARDAWGMSPFIHSIISQYTEVLEYLLSISPPLVNIRDKFEKSPLHFAIESNNVDIFTLLIKRGADINISTMHGITPLMFACITPKLSNREEMVRILLKEGALVDLKDVLDYRTALQFAVTKRHTELVSMLLLAGADTNSLDKGGGTPLTNLMTASVRPTCLDPTVSDDVMTIIVLLQQMGADLNMNKCEYSNPLMVATLLKSAKLVEYFLGCGADPNVKFISGITPLLAAVGNRDVKTTRHLLRHNADVAAKAMVIRRRQEERMYNPFELAVELLQWEIVDTLIQFGYNLSQHDYLQDNACLDSTPESLRDDKNMLSMLQALARSPCSLQRIVILNAMD; from the exons ATGGGAGATGATATTCCTGCAGCACTCTATCATGCCGTCGAGAAGAATGATGTCACAAAACTTCGTCATTTATTACAGGAGGGCGCGAATCCTAATGAGAATTATAACGACAGTCCAGCATTATCCTTCACTATCCTCCACTTGTGTTGCGGGAAAGGACATTTAGAAATCACTCGAGAACTGGTGGAGGCTGGTGCAAATATATATGCACGAGATGCATGGGGCATGTCGCCGTTCATTCACAGCATTATTTCTCAATACACAGAGGTCTTAGAATATCTGTTGTCAATAAGCCCTCCTTTGGTAAACATACGAGATAAATTCGAGAAGTCGCCGCTTCATTTTGCGATAGAGTCAAACAATGTAGATATTTTTACCTTGCTCATTAAGAGGGGTGCGGATATAAACATTAGTACCATGCATGGTATTACCCCGCTTATGTTTGCCTGTATAACACCGAAACTGTCTAACAGAGAGGAAATGGTTCGCATTCTCCTTAAGGAAGGTGCACTGGTGGATTTAAAGGACGTTTTAGATTACAGAACTGCACTTCAG TTTGCAGTGACAAAGAGACACACAGAGCTGGTGTCTATGTTGCTGCTGGCTGGTGCAGATACCAATAGTTTAGACAAAGGTGGTGGTACACCCCTCACTAATCTAATGACGGCTTCAGTGCGGCCAACATGTCTAGATCCTACGGTCAGTGATGACGTCATGACGATAATTGTTCTTCTGCAGCAAATGGGAGCCGACTTAAACATGAATAAATGCGAGTACAGTAACCCGCTAATGGTGGCAACTTTGTTGAAGTCTGCCAAACTTGTAGAATATTTCTTGGGCTGTGGAGCAGATCCAAATGTGAAAT TTATATCTGGTATTACTCCGTTACTTGCTGCAGTTGGCAACAGAGACGTAAAAACGACACGACATTTGTTACGTCACAATGCAGACGTGGCAGCCAAGGCCATGGTTATCCGCAGACGACAAGAAGAACGAATGTATAACCCATTTGAACTAGCAGTGGAGCTATTGCAGTGGGAGATAGTGGATACCTTGATTCAGTTCGGGTATAATCTCTCCCAACATGACTATTTACAGGACAATGCCTGTTTAGATTCGACGCCTGAGTCGCTCAGAGACGACAAGAACATGTTGTCCATGTTGCAAGCACTAGCGAGGTCACCTTGTTCACTTCAAagaattgtcattttgaat GCCATGGATTAA
- the LOC125658044 gene encoding ankyrin homolog isoform X2 gives MGDDIPAALYHAVEKNDVTKLRHLLQEGANPNENYNDSPALSFTILHLCCGKGHLEITRELVEAGANIYARDAWGMSPFIHSIISQYTEVLEYLLSISPPLVNIRDKFEKSPLHFAIESNNVDIFTLLIKRGADINISTMHGITPLMFACITPKLSNREEMVRILLKEGALVDLKDVLDYRTALQFAVTKRHTELVSMLLLAGADTNSLDKGGGTPLTNLMTASVRPTCLDPTVSDDVMTIIVLLQQMGADLNMNKCEYSNPLMVATLLKSAKLVEYFLGCGADPNVKFISGITPLLAAVGNRDVKTTRHLLRHNADVAAKAMVIRRRQEERMYNPFELAVELLQWEIVDTLIQFGYNLSQHDYLQDNACLDSTPESLRDDKNMLSMLQALARSPCSLQRIVILNVRHLLKSNISEKLQGLPLPSSLKHDIIAL, from the exons ATGGGAGATGATATTCCTGCAGCACTCTATCATGCCGTCGAGAAGAATGATGTCACAAAACTTCGTCATTTATTACAGGAGGGCGCGAATCCTAATGAGAATTATAACGACAGTCCAGCATTATCCTTCACTATCCTCCACTTGTGTTGCGGGAAAGGACATTTAGAAATCACTCGAGAACTGGTGGAGGCTGGTGCAAATATATATGCACGAGATGCATGGGGCATGTCGCCGTTCATTCACAGCATTATTTCTCAATACACAGAGGTCTTAGAATATCTGTTGTCAATAAGCCCTCCTTTGGTAAACATACGAGATAAATTCGAGAAGTCGCCGCTTCATTTTGCGATAGAGTCAAACAATGTAGATATTTTTACCTTGCTCATTAAGAGGGGTGCGGATATAAACATTAGTACCATGCATGGTATTACCCCGCTTATGTTTGCCTGTATAACACCGAAACTGTCTAACAGAGAGGAAATGGTTCGCATTCTCCTTAAGGAAGGTGCACTGGTGGATTTAAAGGACGTTTTAGATTACAGAACTGCACTTCAG TTTGCAGTGACAAAGAGACACACAGAGCTGGTGTCTATGTTGCTGCTGGCTGGTGCAGATACCAATAGTTTAGACAAAGGTGGTGGTACACCCCTCACTAATCTAATGACGGCTTCAGTGCGGCCAACATGTCTAGATCCTACGGTCAGTGATGACGTCATGACGATAATTGTTCTTCTGCAGCAAATGGGAGCCGACTTAAACATGAATAAATGCGAGTACAGTAACCCGCTAATGGTGGCAACTTTGTTGAAGTCTGCCAAACTTGTAGAATATTTCTTGGGCTGTGGAGCAGATCCAAATGTGAAAT TTATATCTGGTATTACTCCGTTACTTGCTGCAGTTGGCAACAGAGACGTAAAAACGACACGACATTTGTTACGTCACAATGCAGACGTGGCAGCCAAGGCCATGGTTATCCGCAGACGACAAGAAGAACGAATGTATAACCCATTTGAACTAGCAGTGGAGCTATTGCAGTGGGAGATAGTGGATACCTTGATTCAGTTCGGGTATAATCTCTCCCAACATGACTATTTACAGGACAATGCCTGTTTAGATTCGACGCCTGAGTCGCTCAGAGACGACAAGAACATGTTGTCCATGTTGCAAGCACTAGCGAGGTCACCTTGTTCACTTCAAagaattgtcattttgaatGTAAGACATCTCTTAAAATCtaatatttctgaaaaattaCAAGGTCTTCCATTGCCAAGTTCATTGAAGCACGACATAATAGCGTTGTAG